The Gemmatimonadota bacterium nucleotide sequence GGAACGGACTCACCACGACCTGGGCCGCCCATCTCGGCGCCGTGCTCACCCACGCCACCTGGCCCGCCATCACCTGTATCAACCTGTACCGGCACCACCTGCTCAAGAGTCCCATCGAGGTCGTCGGTGGTTTCCATCGTGTGCCCGACGGCCCGGGTCTCGGCGTGGAAGTGGACGAGGAAGCCATGAACGGCTTCCTCGTGCCCGACGACGTGATGCGGCCCTTTCGCGACCGGGACGAACCCTACGATTTCCCCAGGCCGCGCTTCATCCGCACGGCGGTGTTTCCCGATGGGCATCGCGTTCATTTCGGAAACATCCGCCATGGCTGGGAACTGGAGGCCTATACGCCCGGCATCCGTACCGAGTACTGGCGGGAGGACGGCACCGCGGAGTTCGATGACCTGTGGCGCCGCACCCGGGAATCACCGGTAACCGAGGGCAGTGTGGCCGGCTAGTCACGGCCGGAACGTCATGCCGGAAACCCGGCGCATCCACGAATTCGTCCGGAAATGCGGCGATAAAGAGAAGGCTTTCGAGCCACGAAAAAACACAACCGGAGCAGAACCATGAGACTGGCAGACAAGACGGCGATCGTAACCGGCGCGGCATCGGGCATAGGGCGCGGCACCGCGGAGATGATGGCGCGGGAAGGCGCCCGGGTCGTCGCCGTGGACGTCAACGAAGTGGGGTTGGAACAGACGGTCGAATCGATCCGCCGGGAAGGTTGGGCGGCCACGGCCTGCGTCGCCGACGTGGGCCGGGACGATGACGCAAAACGCATGATCCAGTGCGCCGTCGACACCTACGGTGGACTCCAGGCCCTGCACAATAACGCCTACTGGCATGCGCCGGGTCCCCTGTGCGACCTGGCGGAAGCCGACTGGGACCGGACGCTGGACGTGTGCCTGAAAGCGATCTACCTGGGGTGCAGGCACGCCATTCCTGTCATGAAGGATTCGGGTGGCGGCGCGATCGTCAACACGGCGTCCGTACACAGCCTCGTCGGATTCCGGGACTACGCCGCCTACGACGCGGCCAAGGGCGGCGTCATCGGAATCACCCGTTCCGTCGCGGTGGACTACGGACCGGAAATCCGAAGCAATGCGGTGCTGCCCGGCGCCATACTGACGAATGCCTGGGATGGTCTCGACGAGTCGCTACGCAAATGAAGCGGTTGGGACTGCCGGAAGACATCGCCTCCGCGGTGGTGTTCCTCGCGTCCGAAGAGGCATCCTTCATTACAGGCGCCAGCCTCGTGGTCGACGGCGGTCTGACTATCGTTGGGGATGCTTAGCCTCAGGAGTGCCGCGGGAGAGGACGCGTGGAGCTATGGG carries:
- a CDS encoding SDR family NAD(P)-dependent oxidoreductase, with protein sequence MRLADKTAIVTGAASGIGRGTAEMMAREGARVVAVDVNEVGLEQTVESIRREGWAATACVADVGRDDDAKRMIQCAVDTYGGLQALHNNAYWHAPGPLCDLAEADWDRTLDVCLKAIYLGCRHAIPVMKDSGGGAIVNTASVHSLVGFRDYAAYDAAKGGVIGITRSVAVDYGPEIRSNAVLPGAILTNAWDGLDESLRK
- a CDS encoding SDR family oxidoreductase, yielding MKRLGLPEDIASAVVFLASEEASFITGASLVVDGGLTIVGDA